In the genome of Halalkalicoccus subterraneus, one region contains:
- a CDS encoding glycosyltransferase family 4 protein, whose protein sequence is MSDDTLNVCLISKQFPPGVGGAETYAYELANGLAERGHRVDVYTQWIESINDTVDLHENVTVYRIAKARKKLVTFETLWFSFQARRQIDFDQYDIVHGTLMPASTIAVTPLNDIETPVVLTSHGTSIGETKSVALETPADYLLKYFFHPMNVVMDFVAGRGADEIVAISDHAADELVKRYRFDADHVQMVPHGVDVDRFYPREKAHPDVHPERTTLLYVGRLGARKGLDLALQAVAQVDDSTIELLIAGTGRHEDHLRDLAQELGIEGQIQFLGYVPDDELPSLYSSADVFVLPSRYEGFGLVLLEAMACGTPVIGTDQGGIPTVIDDGETGYKVERSVEQFTEAIRSLATSTEKRARMAQKARTKAVNTSWETVVEDVEELYEDSLNIV, encoded by the coding sequence ATGAGCGACGACACGCTGAACGTCTGTCTCATTTCAAAGCAGTTTCCACCCGGTGTTGGCGGTGCCGAGACGTACGCCTACGAACTGGCAAATGGACTTGCAGAGCGCGGTCACCGGGTCGATGTATACACCCAATGGATCGAGAGTATAAACGACACCGTCGACCTCCATGAGAATGTCACCGTCTACCGGATCGCCAAGGCTCGGAAAAAGCTCGTCACGTTCGAGACGCTTTGGTTCAGCTTTCAGGCGCGACGACAGATCGACTTCGACCAGTACGATATCGTCCACGGGACGCTCATGCCTGCCTCAACGATCGCGGTAACGCCGCTGAACGATATTGAGACACCTGTCGTTTTGACGAGTCACGGGACCTCTATCGGAGAGACGAAGTCGGTTGCACTGGAAACACCTGCGGACTACCTGCTGAAATACTTCTTTCATCCGATGAACGTCGTGATGGACTTCGTTGCCGGCCGTGGGGCAGACGAAATCGTCGCTATCAGCGACCATGCGGCAGACGAGTTAGTGAAACGATACCGGTTCGACGCCGACCACGTCCAAATGGTTCCACATGGCGTCGACGTTGATCGATTCTACCCACGCGAGAAAGCGCATCCAGACGTACATCCGGAGCGGACGACACTGCTCTATGTGGGCCGGTTGGGAGCCCGGAAAGGGCTCGATCTGGCACTTCAGGCCGTAGCGCAGGTGGACGATTCGACAATCGAGCTGCTGATCGCAGGAACAGGGCGTCACGAGGACCATCTGCGTGATCTCGCACAGGAGCTAGGAATCGAAGGGCAAATTCAGTTCCTCGGCTACGTTCCCGATGACGAACTACCGAGTCTGTACTCGTCGGCAGACGTGTTCGTACTTCCGTCTCGATACGAAGGGTTTGGACTGGTTCTGCTCGAAGCCATGGCCTGTGGAACGCCTGTCATTGGAACGGATCAAGGAGGGATCCCGACTGTCATTGACGATGGAGAAACGGGGTACAAAGTAGAGAGGAGCGTTGAACAGTTCACAGAAGCGATTCGTTCACTGGCGACGAGTACGGAGAAACGAGCCAGAATGGCACAAAAGGCTCGCACGAAGGCTGTCAACACCTCTTGGGAGACAGTTGTAGAGGATGTGGAAGAGTTATATGAAGATAGCCTAAATATCGTATAA
- a CDS encoding sulfatase: MTDWENVILLSADALRADHLSCYGYQRDTSPILDELAQESIRFTNTYSASSHTREAVPALLTGELPDVAIDSNYRLATETVASTLSQEGVATGGFHSNPFVSRAYGFDDGFDEFDDDLHLGQHKLIALAQRALDKLRNRHYARAPEINGRALSWLDSLDDEPFFLWAHYMDTHGPYEPPSKYATLYTDEELSGREAQNLYRRAIKNPNSITGDEQDLLIDLYDAEIRYNDAQIGWLLEELRNRDLLERSLLVFTADHGDAFGEHDYYEHPRYLHDEITHVPLLVRPPGGANQEITTPTSTVDIVATIESAAGIEQAREGSSLIDIADEDRTVYQQARGENEHAHLRRYALRSQEGACFCERNRDTDALEFTDCTSRMLRERLESHIQTRIETESGEETTDDDEVDEEIDRRLEALGYKE; the protein is encoded by the coding sequence ATGACTGACTGGGAGAACGTAATCCTCCTCTCGGCGGATGCGTTGCGAGCGGATCACCTCTCGTGTTACGGCTATCAGCGAGATACATCGCCGATTCTCGACGAGCTCGCGCAAGAATCGATCCGATTCACGAACACATATAGTGCGAGTTCACACACACGCGAGGCAGTACCTGCACTATTGACCGGAGAACTGCCTGATGTGGCGATCGATTCGAACTACCGCCTCGCGACTGAGACGGTTGCCTCGACGCTCTCTCAGGAAGGGGTTGCGACCGGCGGATTCCATTCGAACCCGTTCGTCTCACGGGCATACGGGTTCGACGACGGATTCGACGAGTTCGACGACGATCTCCATTTAGGACAGCACAAACTCATCGCGCTCGCCCAGCGCGCCCTCGATAAGCTTCGAAACCGCCACTATGCGCGTGCCCCAGAGATCAACGGGCGAGCACTCTCGTGGCTCGATTCGCTGGACGACGAGCCGTTTTTCCTCTGGGCACACTATATGGATACCCACGGTCCCTATGAGCCCCCAAGCAAGTACGCGACACTGTACACCGACGAAGAGCTGAGCGGTCGGGAGGCCCAAAACCTGTACCGGCGAGCGATCAAAAACCCAAATTCAATCACCGGCGACGAACAGGATTTATTGATCGATCTCTACGACGCAGAGATCCGCTATAACGACGCCCAAATCGGCTGGCTTCTCGAAGAGCTTCGGAACAGAGACCTCCTCGAGCGATCGCTACTCGTATTCACGGCGGATCACGGCGATGCCTTTGGCGAACACGACTACTACGAACACCCGCGATATCTCCACGACGAGATCACCCACGTCCCGCTTTTGGTCCGCCCCCCTGGTGGTGCCAACCAAGAGATAACGACACCGACGAGCACGGTGGATATCGTCGCGACGATCGAGTCAGCAGCCGGTATCGAGCAGGCCCGTGAGGGTTCGTCGCTGATCGATATTGCCGACGAGGATCGAACTGTCTACCAACAGGCTCGTGGTGAGAACGAACACGCCCACCTCCGGCGGTACGCGCTACGATCACAGGAGGGGGCGTGTTTCTGCGAGCGAAATCGGGATACCGACGCGCTTGAATTTACTGACTGTACGTCCCGAATGCTTCGTGAACGCCTTGAATCGCACATCCAGACACGCATTGAAACGGAAAGCGGGGAGGAGACGACGGACGACGACGAGGTAGACGAGGAGATCGATCGTCGACTCGAAGCACTCGGGTACAAGGAATGA
- a CDS encoding glycosyltransferase family 4 protein encodes MRIAFLTNVVYPFVTGGAEKRIHEIGSRLASDGHEITVYGRHFWDGPEVISHEGMTLRAVAPSAELYTDDRRSIPEAIDFAARAVRPLRHQLARHRHDLIDVSAFPYFPIFSASLARIGTDTPVVTTWHEIWLDYWEEYLGMLAPFGKAVERVTARMPQHPVAVSGITADRLAEIGPARESIDVVPNGIDIDQIQHASLPQEQASFDVLFAGRLIDDKNVSLLLDAFDKVADAHDATLGIIGEGPELDRLEAQAERLAHSNRITFLGFLEEYEEVLGQMRAAKVFASPSTREGFGITFAEAMAADCTVIAADHPESAASEVIGDAGYVVEPTAEAIASALERALSGERPPIEPTERAKQYDWDRVAEQAETVYRRAIETNR; translated from the coding sequence ATGCGAATCGCTTTTCTTACGAACGTCGTTTACCCCTTCGTTACTGGTGGTGCAGAAAAACGGATCCATGAGATCGGTTCTCGGCTCGCGTCTGATGGTCACGAGATAACCGTCTACGGACGGCATTTCTGGGACGGTCCTGAGGTAATTTCCCACGAGGGTATGACTCTTCGAGCCGTCGCACCAAGTGCAGAGCTCTACACCGATGATCGGCGATCGATCCCGGAAGCAATCGATTTCGCTGCGCGGGCAGTCAGGCCGCTTCGTCACCAGCTTGCCCGTCATCGACACGACCTCATCGACGTCTCTGCGTTTCCGTATTTTCCGATCTTCTCAGCTAGTCTTGCACGTATCGGCACCGACACACCGGTGGTGACGACGTGGCACGAGATTTGGCTGGACTACTGGGAGGAGTATCTCGGTATGCTCGCCCCGTTCGGAAAGGCGGTTGAGCGCGTTACTGCTCGTATGCCCCAACACCCGGTCGCAGTTTCAGGAATTACGGCCGATCGGCTCGCCGAAATCGGCCCTGCTCGTGAATCGATCGATGTCGTCCCCAACGGAATCGATATCGACCAGATTCAACACGCATCCCTTCCCCAAGAGCAGGCCTCGTTTGACGTCCTGTTCGCAGGACGTCTCATCGACGATAAGAACGTCTCGTTGCTTTTAGATGCATTCGACAAGGTCGCTGACGCGCACGATGCGACACTCGGCATTATTGGTGAGGGGCCAGAGCTGGATCGACTCGAAGCGCAAGCCGAACGGTTAGCACACTCTAATCGTATTACCTTCCTGGGCTTCCTCGAGGAGTACGAAGAGGTCCTCGGACAGATGCGTGCTGCGAAGGTGTTTGCCTCCCCATCGACCCGGGAGGGCTTCGGAATCACATTTGCCGAAGCAATGGCCGCCGACTGTACTGTCATTGCGGCCGATCACCCCGAGTCCGCTGCCAGTGAGGTAATCGGCGACGCGGGTTACGTCGTCGAGCCGACTGCCGAGGCAATCGCCAGTGCGCTCGAACGTGCACTTTCGGGCGAACGTCCGCCCATCGAGCCGACCGAGCGCGCAAAACAGTATGACTGGGATCGGGTCGCAGAACAAGCCGAAACGGTCTATCGACGGGCGATAGAGACGAATAGATAA